From Streptomyces sp. 6-11-2, one genomic window encodes:
- a CDS encoding glycerophosphodiester phosphodiesterase, whose product MTTPARHPYLDHPGPLPFAHRGGAADGLENTVAQFRQAAGLGYRYMETDVHATADGRLVAFHDATLDRVTDGAGRIADLPWEDVRQARVAGREPVPLFAELLETFPGVRWNVDVKAEPALRPLLDLIERTNAWDRVCVGSFSEARVVRAQRLAGPRLATSYGTRGVLALRLRSWGLPAAPRRSAVAAQVPVSQYGVPVVDGRFVRAAHERGLHVHVWTINEPALMHRLLDLGVDGIMTDHIDTLRKVMEDRGVWA is encoded by the coding sequence GTGACCACGCCCGCACGCCACCCGTACCTCGACCATCCGGGACCCCTCCCGTTCGCGCACCGCGGCGGGGCGGCCGACGGGCTGGAGAACACGGTCGCGCAGTTCCGGCAGGCGGCCGGACTCGGCTACCGCTACATGGAGACCGACGTGCACGCCACGGCGGACGGCCGGCTCGTCGCCTTCCACGACGCGACCCTGGACCGGGTGACCGACGGCGCCGGCCGGATCGCGGACCTGCCGTGGGAGGACGTGCGCCAGGCGCGCGTGGCGGGCCGGGAGCCGGTGCCGCTCTTCGCGGAGCTGCTGGAGACCTTCCCCGGCGTCCGCTGGAACGTCGACGTCAAGGCCGAGCCCGCCCTGCGCCCCCTGCTGGACCTGATCGAGCGGACGAACGCCTGGGACCGCGTCTGCGTGGGCTCGTTCTCCGAGGCGCGCGTGGTCCGGGCGCAGCGCCTGGCCGGGCCGCGCCTCGCGACCTCGTACGGCACCCGCGGGGTACTGGCTCTGCGGCTGCGCTCCTGGGGTCTGCCGGCGGCGCCGCGCCGGTCCGCGGTGGCCGCGCAGGTGCCCGTCTCCCAGTACGGCGTCCCGGTGGTCGACGGGCGGTTCGTGCGCGCCGCCCACGAGCGCGGGCTGCACGTCCACGTGTGGACGATCAACGAACCCGCGCTGATGCACCGTCTCCTGGACCTCGGTGTCGATGGCATCATGACCGATCACATCGACACGTTGCGCAAGGTCATGGAGGACCGGGGCGTCTGGGCCTGA
- the fxsA gene encoding FxsA family membrane protein, translating to MTTGAPTSSYSARPRRSRPRRYLPLSLAVWIVLEIWLLTVVAGAAGGFTVFLLLVAGLVLGAVVIKRAGRRAFQNLNEALQQGGAPSSRRGGNGLMMLGGLLLMIPGLISDAVGLLLLLPPVQQAVSRYTGRTVDRRLREATPGTFGDAFQQARIHRPDGKVVQGEVIRDESASASGPADPSGEQRPPLTR from the coding sequence ATGACGACTGGCGCTCCGACCTCTTCGTACTCCGCCCGGCCCCGGCGTTCCCGGCCCCGCCGGTATCTGCCGCTGAGCCTCGCGGTGTGGATCGTGCTGGAGATCTGGCTGCTGACGGTGGTCGCGGGAGCGGCGGGCGGGTTCACGGTCTTCCTGCTGCTGGTCGCCGGCCTCGTCCTCGGTGCGGTGGTGATCAAGCGGGCGGGCCGCCGTGCCTTCCAGAACCTCAACGAGGCACTCCAGCAGGGCGGCGCCCCCTCCTCGCGCCGCGGTGGCAACGGTCTGATGATGCTGGGCGGCCTGCTGCTGATGATCCCCGGCCTGATCTCGGACGCGGTGGGCCTGCTCCTGCTGCTTCCGCCGGTCCAGCAGGCCGTGAGCCGCTACACGGGGCGGACCGTCGACCGCAGGCTGCGCGAGGCCACCCCCGGCACGTTCGGCGACGCCTTCCAGCAGGCCCGCATCCACCGCCCCGACGGCAAGGTGGTCCAGGGTGAGGTGATCAGGGACGAGTCGGCGAGCGCGTCGGGGCCGGCCGATCCGTCAGGGGAGCAGCGCCCGCCGCTGACCCGGTGA
- a CDS encoding glycoside hydrolase family 18 protein, translated as MHTPHRLRALLSAACTVALGAGLLAGAGTATATATPTRSATQTAAAGSKVVGYFTEWGVYDRKYHVKNIETSGSAAKLTHINYAFGNVTGGKCAMGDSYAATDRAYTAAESVDGVADTWDQPLRGNFNQLLKLKKKHPGLKVLWSFGGWTWSGGFGEAAKNPSAFAQSCYDLVRNPKWAGVFDGIDIDWEYPNACGNTCDTSGRAAYKNLMAALRAKFGGGALVTAAIPADASSGGKIDAADYAGAAAHVDWYNPMTYDYFGAWDAAGPTAPHSPLTSYSGIPRTEYTTSATIAKLKGLGIPASKLLLGIGFYGRGWTGVTQSAPGGTATGPAAGTYEQGIDDYKVLRTKCPATGTVGGTAYAKCGSEWWSYDTPATIATKMTYKNDQGLGGTFLWELSGDTASGELIKAIK; from the coding sequence ATGCACACTCCGCACCGCCTCCGGGCGCTGCTGTCCGCCGCCTGCACCGTCGCGCTCGGCGCCGGACTGCTCGCCGGCGCGGGCACGGCCACCGCCACCGCCACCCCCACCCGGTCCGCCACCCAGACGGCCGCCGCGGGTTCCAAGGTGGTCGGCTACTTCACCGAATGGGGCGTCTACGACCGCAAGTACCACGTCAAGAACATCGAGACCTCCGGCTCAGCGGCGAAACTCACCCACATCAACTACGCCTTCGGCAACGTCACCGGCGGCAAGTGCGCCATGGGCGACTCGTACGCGGCGACCGACCGCGCCTACACCGCCGCCGAGTCGGTGGACGGGGTCGCCGACACCTGGGACCAGCCGCTGCGCGGCAACTTCAACCAGCTGCTGAAGCTGAAGAAGAAGCACCCGGGGCTGAAGGTGCTGTGGTCGTTCGGCGGCTGGACCTGGTCGGGCGGCTTCGGCGAGGCCGCGAAGAACCCGTCCGCCTTCGCCCAGTCCTGCTACGACCTGGTCAGAAACCCCAAGTGGGCGGGCGTCTTCGACGGCATCGACATCGACTGGGAGTACCCCAACGCCTGCGGCAACACCTGCGACACCAGTGGCCGCGCGGCCTACAAGAACCTGATGGCGGCGCTGCGGGCCAAGTTCGGCGGCGGTGCGCTGGTCACCGCGGCGATCCCGGCGGACGCCAGCAGCGGCGGCAAGATCGACGCGGCCGACTACGCGGGCGCCGCGGCGCATGTCGACTGGTACAACCCCATGACCTACGACTACTTCGGCGCCTGGGACGCGGCCGGGCCGACGGCTCCGCACTCGCCGCTGACCTCCTACTCCGGCATTCCGAGGACGGAGTACACCACCTCGGCGACCATCGCCAAGCTCAAGGGCCTCGGGATCCCCGCCTCGAAGCTGCTGCTCGGCATCGGCTTCTACGGCCGCGGCTGGACCGGCGTCACCCAGTCAGCGCCCGGCGGCACGGCGACCGGACCGGCGGCGGGCACGTACGAACAGGGCATCGACGACTACAAGGTGCTCAGGACCAAGTGCCCGGCGACCGGCACGGTGGGCGGCACCGCGTACGCCAAGTGCGGCAGCGAATGGTGGAGTTACGACACTCCGGCGACCATCGCGACCAAGATGACGTACAAGAACGACCAGGGCCTGGGCGGGACGTTCCTCTGGGAGCTGAGCGGGGACACCGCGAGCGGGGAGCTGATCAAGGCGATCAAGTAG
- a CDS encoding RNA polymerase-binding protein RbpA gives MSERALRGTRLVVTSYETDRGIDLAPRQAVEYACEKGHRFEMPFSVEAEIPPEWECKVCGAQALLVDGDGPEEKKAKPARTHWDMLMERRTREELEEVLEERLAVLRSGAMNIAVHPRDSRKSA, from the coding sequence ATGAGTGAGCGAGCTCTTCGCGGCACGCGCCTCGTGGTGACCAGCTACGAGACCGACCGCGGTATCGACCTGGCCCCGCGCCAGGCCGTGGAGTACGCATGCGAGAAGGGGCACCGTTTCGAGATGCCCTTCTCGGTCGAGGCGGAGATCCCGCCGGAGTGGGAGTGCAAGGTCTGTGGGGCCCAGGCACTCCTGGTGGATGGCGACGGGCCGGAGGAGAAGAAGGCGAAGCCTGCGCGTACGCACTGGGACATGCTGATGGAGCGGCGTACCCGCGAGGAGCTCGAAGAGGTCCTCGAGGAGCGTCTCGCCGTGCTGCGGTCCGGTGCGATGAACATCGCCGTCCATCCCCGGGACAGCCGCAAGAGCGCGTAG
- a CDS encoding acyl-CoA dehydrogenase family protein, which produces MPDRAPQPVDRQLPTEEARDLISLVRDIAQHEIAPKAAEEEDAGRFPREVFTLLSRSGLLGLPYDSEYGGGDQPYEVYLQVLEELAAARLTVGLGLSVHTLASYGLAAYGTKKQQVEHLPAMLGGGLLGAYALSEPASGSDAASLSTKAVRDGDEWVLTGTKSWITHGGVADFYTVMARTGERGPRGITAFLVPAGAEGLSAAAPEKKMGLKGSPTAQIHLDGVRVGDDRRLGEEGQGFAIALSALDSGRLGIAACAIGLAQAALDEAVGYAAGRQQFGRPISDFQGLRFMLADMATQIEAGRALYLAAARLRDAGLPFARQAAMAKLFCTDAAMKVTTDAVQVLGGYGYTTDFPAERYMREAKVLQIVEGTNQIQRMVIARHVAGPETR; this is translated from the coding sequence ATGCCCGACCGCGCCCCGCAGCCGGTGGACCGGCAACTGCCCACGGAGGAGGCCCGGGACCTGATCTCGCTCGTCCGCGACATCGCGCAGCACGAGATCGCCCCGAAGGCGGCCGAGGAGGAGGACGCGGGACGCTTCCCGCGCGAGGTCTTCACCCTGCTCTCCCGCTCCGGCCTGCTCGGCCTGCCCTACGACTCCGAGTACGGTGGCGGCGACCAGCCCTACGAGGTCTACCTCCAGGTCCTGGAGGAGCTGGCCGCGGCCCGTCTCACCGTCGGCCTGGGCCTGAGCGTGCACACCCTCGCCTCCTACGGGCTCGCCGCCTACGGCACCAAGAAGCAGCAGGTCGAGCATCTGCCCGCGATGCTGGGCGGCGGCCTGCTCGGCGCGTACGCCCTCTCCGAGCCGGCCTCCGGCTCCGACGCCGCCTCGCTCAGCACCAAGGCGGTCCGGGACGGCGACGAGTGGGTGCTCACCGGGACCAAGTCCTGGATCACCCACGGCGGGGTCGCCGACTTCTACACGGTGATGGCCCGCACCGGTGAGCGGGGTCCGCGCGGGATCACCGCCTTCCTCGTGCCGGCCGGCGCCGAGGGCCTGAGTGCCGCTGCCCCGGAGAAGAAGATGGGCCTCAAGGGCTCACCCACCGCGCAGATCCATCTCGACGGTGTGCGGGTCGGCGACGACCGGCGTCTGGGGGAGGAGGGACAGGGCTTCGCCATCGCCCTGTCCGCGCTCGACTCCGGACGCCTCGGCATCGCGGCCTGCGCCATCGGCCTCGCCCAGGCCGCGCTGGACGAGGCGGTCGGCTACGCCGCCGGACGGCAGCAGTTCGGACGGCCGATCTCCGACTTCCAGGGGCTGCGCTTCATGCTCGCCGACATGGCGACGCAGATCGAGGCCGGCCGCGCGCTGTACCTGGCGGCGGCGCGGCTGCGCGACGCGGGCCTGCCGTTCGCGCGGCAGGCGGCCATGGCCAAGCTGTTCTGCACGGACGCGGCCATGAAGGTGACCACGGACGCCGTCCAGGTGCTCGGCGGATACGGCTACACCACGGACTTCCCGGCCGAGCGCTACATGCGCGAGGCCAAGGTCCTGCAGATCGTCGAGGGCACCAACCAGATCCAGCGGATGGTCATCGCCCGTCACGTCGCGGGTCCCGAGACCCGCTGA
- a CDS encoding PLP-dependent aminotransferase family protein, whose product MAQWTSAVGAAQLARLLKSQQDRPAGPGSRRPPAYRALADGIRLLVLEGRVPVAARLPAERELALSLSVSRTTVAAAYEALRTEGFLESRRGAGSWTAVPAGNPLPARGLEPLPPEALGSVIDLGTAALPAPEPWLTRAVRGALEELPPYAHTHGDYPAGLPALRSMIAERYTTRGIPTMPEQIMVTTGAMGAIDAICHLFGGRGERIAVESPSYANILQLMREAGARLVPVAMAEGLTGWDLDRWRQVLREAAPRIAYVVADFHNPTGALADEEQRRRLVEAARSAGTVLVVDETMSELYLDPGLEMPRRVCAFDPAGSTVITVGSASKAFWAGMRIGWVRAAPDVIRSLVAARAYADLGTPVLEQLAVNWLFSTGGWEEAVTVRRDQARDNRDALVAAVRRELPGWEFEVPGGGLTLWVRTGGLSGSRIAEAGERVGVRVPSGPRFGVDGAFEGYVRLPFTVAGAVAEEAATRLAAAARLVEAGVSNGGESPRTFVA is encoded by the coding sequence ATGGCGCAGTGGACCTCTGCGGTGGGCGCCGCGCAACTCGCCCGGCTGCTCAAGTCCCAGCAGGACCGCCCGGCGGGCCCGGGCTCACGCCGCCCGCCCGCGTACCGCGCGCTGGCCGACGGCATCCGGCTGCTGGTGCTCGAAGGCCGTGTCCCGGTGGCCGCCCGGCTGCCCGCCGAGCGCGAACTCGCCCTGTCCCTCTCCGTCAGCCGCACCACGGTCGCCGCCGCGTACGAGGCCCTGCGCACCGAGGGCTTCCTGGAGTCCCGGCGCGGGGCGGGCAGCTGGACCGCGGTGCCGGCGGGGAATCCGCTGCCCGCGCGCGGACTGGAGCCCCTGCCGCCGGAGGCACTGGGCTCGGTGATCGACCTCGGCACCGCGGCCCTGCCGGCCCCGGAGCCGTGGCTCACCCGCGCCGTTCGGGGCGCGCTGGAGGAACTGCCGCCCTACGCCCACACCCACGGCGACTATCCCGCCGGACTGCCCGCGCTCCGCTCGATGATCGCCGAGCGGTACACCACGCGTGGGATCCCCACCATGCCCGAGCAGATCATGGTGACGACCGGCGCCATGGGCGCCATCGACGCCATCTGCCACCTCTTCGGGGGCCGCGGCGAGCGCATCGCCGTCGAGTCGCCGTCCTACGCGAACATCCTCCAGCTGATGCGGGAGGCGGGCGCCCGGCTCGTGCCCGTGGCCATGGCCGAGGGGCTGACCGGGTGGGACCTGGACCGCTGGCGCCAGGTGCTGCGCGAGGCCGCGCCCCGGATCGCCTACGTCGTCGCCGACTTCCACAACCCGACCGGCGCGCTCGCCGACGAGGAGCAGCGGCGGAGGCTGGTGGAGGCGGCCCGCTCGGCGGGGACGGTGCTCGTCGTCGACGAGACGATGAGCGAGCTGTACCTGGATCCGGGGCTGGAGATGCCGCGGCGGGTGTGCGCCTTCGACCCGGCCGGGTCCACGGTGATCACCGTCGGCTCGGCCAGCAAGGCGTTCTGGGCCGGGATGCGCATCGGCTGGGTACGGGCCGCCCCCGACGTGATCCGCAGCCTGGTCGCCGCGCGGGCCTACGCCGACCTGGGCACCCCCGTCCTGGAGCAGTTGGCCGTGAACTGGCTGTTCAGCACCGGGGGGTGGGAGGAGGCCGTGACGGTCCGGCGGGACCAGGCCCGCGACAACCGGGACGCCCTGGTCGCGGCGGTCCGGCGCGAGCTGCCCGGCTGGGAGTTCGAGGTCCCGGGCGGCGGCCTCACGCTGTGGGTGCGCACCGGCGGCCTGTCCGGCTCCCGTATCGCCGAGGCGGGCGAGCGGGTGGGCGTCCGTGTTCCCTCCGGCCCGCGCTTCGGCGTCGACGGCGCCTTCGAGGGCTATGTCCGCCTGCCGTTCACGGTCGCGGGGGCGGTGGCGGAAGAGGCGGCGACGCGCCTGGCGGCGGCGGCCCGGCTGGTGGAGGCGGGTGTCTCCAACGGGGGCGAGTCCCCTCGCACCTTCGTCGCCTGA
- a CDS encoding Lrp/AsnC family transcriptional regulator has product MEELDRQIVQLLVKDGRMSYTDLGKATGLSTSAVHQRVRRLEQRGVIRGYAAVVDAEAVGLPMTAFISVKPFDPSAPDDIADRLAGVPEIEACHSVAGDENYILKVRVSTPHELEELLARVRTLAGVSTRTTVVLSTPYESRPPRI; this is encoded by the coding sequence ATGGAGGAGCTGGACCGACAGATCGTGCAGCTGCTCGTCAAGGACGGGCGGATGAGCTACACCGACCTGGGCAAGGCCACCGGTCTGTCCACGTCGGCCGTGCACCAGCGGGTGCGGCGGCTGGAGCAGCGCGGTGTCATCCGCGGCTACGCCGCCGTCGTCGACGCCGAGGCCGTGGGGCTGCCCATGACCGCCTTCATCTCGGTCAAACCCTTCGATCCCAGCGCCCCCGACGACATCGCCGACCGGCTGGCCGGCGTCCCCGAGATCGAGGCCTGCCACAGCGTCGCCGGCGACGAGAACTACATCCTCAAGGTCCGCGTCTCCACCCCGCACGAGCTGGAGGAACTGCTGGCCCGCGTACGCACGTTGGCGGGCGTGTCGACCCGTACGACGGTGGTCCTCTCCACCCCGTACGAATCCCGCCCGCCCCGTATCTGA
- a CDS encoding MFS transporter: MGSDTVRAGQAGDEAADRRREQRGWYFYDWACSVYSTSVLTVFLGPYLTAVAESAADADGFVHPLGIPVRAGSFFAYCVSASVIVAIALMPVAGAAADRTGRKKPLLAAAAYVGAGATTGLFFLDGHRYLLGGLLLIVANASVAVSMVLYNSYLPQIAGPEERDTISSRGWAFGYAAGSLVLVANLVLFTAHDSFGVSESTAVRICLASAGLWWGLFTLVPLKRLRDRRTAPAAARVHGWRQLASTIRDMRGKPLTLSFLLAYLVYNDGIQTVISQASVYGSRELGLSQSTLITAVLMVQVLAVAGALGMGRLARRYGAKRTILGSLAAWAVILAAGYFLPAGAPMWFFVLAAGIGLVLGGSQALSRSLFSHLVPPGKEAEYFSAYEMSDRGMSWLGPLLFGLTYQLTGSYRDAIISLVAFFAIGFVLLARVPVRRAIGDAGNPVPDRI, encoded by the coding sequence GTGGGCAGTGACACCGTGCGGGCAGGACAGGCCGGCGACGAGGCCGCCGACCGGCGCCGCGAGCAGCGCGGCTGGTACTTCTACGACTGGGCGTGCTCCGTCTACTCCACGAGCGTGCTCACCGTGTTCCTCGGCCCCTACCTCACGGCGGTCGCCGAGTCGGCGGCGGACGCGGACGGGTTCGTGCACCCGCTGGGCATCCCGGTGCGGGCCGGGTCGTTCTTCGCGTACTGCGTCTCGGCGTCCGTCATCGTGGCGATCGCGCTGATGCCGGTCGCCGGCGCGGCGGCCGACCGCACCGGCCGCAAGAAGCCGCTCCTGGCGGCCGCCGCCTATGTGGGCGCCGGCGCCACCACCGGCCTGTTCTTCCTGGACGGCCACCGCTATCTGCTCGGCGGTCTGCTGCTGATCGTCGCCAACGCGTCGGTGGCCGTCTCGATGGTCCTCTACAACTCCTACCTGCCGCAGATCGCCGGGCCCGAGGAGCGCGACACGATCTCCTCGCGCGGCTGGGCCTTCGGTTACGCGGCCGGCTCACTGGTGCTGGTGGCGAACCTCGTCCTTTTCACCGCCCACGACTCCTTCGGCGTCTCCGAGTCGACGGCCGTGCGCATCTGCCTGGCCTCGGCCGGTCTGTGGTGGGGCCTCTTCACGCTCGTCCCGCTGAAGCGGCTGCGCGACCGCCGCACCGCCCCCGCCGCGGCGCGGGTCCACGGCTGGCGCCAACTCGCCTCCACCATCCGGGACATGCGGGGCAAACCGCTCACCCTGTCCTTCCTGCTGGCCTACCTCGTCTACAACGACGGCATCCAGACGGTGATCTCACAGGCCTCGGTGTACGGCTCCAGGGAGCTGGGCCTGAGCCAGTCGACGCTCATCACGGCGGTGCTGATGGTGCAGGTGCTGGCGGTGGCGGGGGCGCTCGGCATGGGCCGGCTGGCCCGCCGGTACGGGGCCAAGCGCACGATCCTCGGATCGCTGGCCGCGTGGGCGGTGATCCTGGCGGCCGGGTACTTCCTGCCGGCCGGGGCGCCGATGTGGTTCTTCGTGCTGGCGGCCGGGATCGGGCTGGTCCTCGGCGGGAGCCAGGCGCTGTCCCGGTCGCTGTTCTCGCACCTGGTCCCGCCGGGCAAGGAGGCCGAGTACTTCTCGGCGTACGAGATGAGCGACCGGGGCATGAGCTGGCTCGGCCCGCTCCTGTTCGGGCTCACCTACCAGCTGACCGGCAGCTACCGGGACGCGATCATCTCGCTGGTGGCGTTCTTCGCGATCGGGTTCGTGCTGCTCGCCCGGGTTCCGGTGCGCCGTGCGATCGGCGACGCGGGCAATCCCGTTCCGGATCGGATTTAG
- a CDS encoding polyprenol monophosphomannose synthase: MNDGDGTPAAGSRARDRRLGPLGTALVIIPTYNEAENIKTIVSRVRTSVPEAHVLVADDNSPDGTGKLADELAAEDGQVHVLHRKGKEGLGAAYLAGFRWGLERDYGVLIEMDADGSHQPEELPRLLTALKGADLVLGSRWVPGGRVVNWPKSREFLSRGGSTYSRIALDLPLRDITGGYRAFRRETLEGLGLDEVASQGYCFQVDLARRAVKAGYHVVEVPITFVEREHGDSKMSRDILVEALWRVTAWGVGERVTKITSRGGKPQA; encoded by the coding sequence GTGAACGACGGCGACGGCACCCCCGCGGCCGGCTCCCGGGCCCGGGACAGGCGACTCGGCCCGCTCGGCACGGCCTTGGTGATCATTCCGACCTACAACGAGGCGGAGAACATCAAGACGATCGTGAGCCGGGTGCGCACGTCCGTCCCCGAGGCGCACGTCCTCGTGGCCGACGACAACAGCCCCGACGGCACGGGCAAGCTCGCCGACGAACTGGCGGCCGAGGACGGCCAGGTGCACGTGCTGCACCGCAAGGGCAAGGAGGGCCTCGGCGCCGCCTACCTCGCGGGCTTCCGCTGGGGCCTGGAGCGCGACTACGGCGTCCTGATCGAGATGGACGCCGACGGCTCCCACCAGCCCGAGGAACTGCCCCGGCTGCTGACCGCCCTCAAGGGCGCCGACCTGGTGCTCGGCTCCCGCTGGGTGCCGGGCGGACGCGTGGTGAACTGGCCGAAGTCCCGCGAGTTCCTCTCGCGCGGCGGCAGCACTTACTCCCGCATCGCCCTGGACCTCCCCCTGCGGGACATCACCGGCGGCTACCGCGCCTTCCGCCGGGAGACGCTGGAGGGCCTGGGCCTGGACGAGGTCGCCTCGCAGGGCTACTGCTTCCAGGTCGACCTGGCCCGCCGCGCCGTGAAGGCCGGCTACCACGTCGTCGAGGTCCCCATCACCTTCGTCGAGCGCGAGCACGGCGACTCCAAGATGAGCCGTGACATCCTCGTCGAGGCGCTGTGGCGGGTCACCGCGTGGGGCGTGGGGGAGCGGGTGACCAAGATCACCAGCCGGGGCGGCAAGCCCCAGGCGTAG
- a CDS encoding YitT family protein: MSTPARLGRRLIQLYAGLTLYGASSALLVRAGLGLEPWNVLHQGLSELTGLTIGVVSIIVGAMVLLLWVPLRQRPGLGTVSNVFVVGLALDGTLALVPDARTLAVRVPLLLAGIVLNGVATGLYIAARFGAGPRDGLMTGLHQRTGRSIRLMRTAVEVAVVVTGFALGGTIGVGTVLYAVSIGPLAQLFLRVFAVPAPAGDKPVAAGTPERAILRP, translated from the coding sequence TTGTCCACACCGGCCCGCCTCGGGCGACGACTCATCCAGCTCTACGCCGGCCTCACGCTGTACGGCGCGAGTTCCGCGCTCCTCGTCCGGGCGGGCCTGGGCCTGGAGCCATGGAACGTGCTGCACCAGGGCCTGTCCGAACTGACGGGCCTGACGATCGGCGTGGTGTCGATCATCGTCGGCGCGATGGTTCTGCTCCTGTGGGTGCCGCTGCGCCAGCGCCCCGGGCTGGGCACGGTCTCCAACGTCTTCGTCGTCGGCCTCGCCCTGGACGGCACCCTCGCCCTGGTGCCCGACGCCCGCACACTGGCCGTCCGGGTTCCACTGCTCCTGGCGGGCATCGTGCTCAACGGAGTGGCCACCGGTCTCTACATCGCCGCCCGCTTCGGGGCCGGCCCCCGCGACGGACTGATGACCGGGCTGCACCAGCGCACCGGCCGCTCGATCCGCCTGATGCGGACGGCCGTGGAGGTGGCGGTCGTGGTCACCGGCTTCGCCCTCGGCGGCACGATCGGCGTCGGCACGGTGCTGTACGCGGTGTCCATCGGCCCGCTGGCCCAGCTCTTCCTGCGCGTGTTCGCCGTTCCGGCGCCGGCCGGGGACAAGCCCGTTGCCGCCGGGACACCCGAACGAGCCATACTGCGTCCGTGA
- a CDS encoding amidohydrolase gives MSERAAEVRTVLLRRGEIHSPADPFATAMVVEAGQVAWVGSEGAADAFADGVDEVVDLDGALVTPAFTDAHVHTTATGLALTGLDLSDAPSLEAALARVRDFAAARPDDRVLLGHGWDAARWPGGRPPTRAELDEATGGRPLYLSRIDVHSAVVTTALLDLVPEIHGPVDGPLTADAHHAVRAAAFAAVTPAQRAGAQRAALARAASLGIGSVHECGGPRISSEDDFTGLLRLAAEEPGPRVVGYWAEQDVDKARRLGAAGAAGDLFVDGSIGSHTACLHASYTDAAHTGTAYLDAAAVAAHVAACTEAGLQAGFHAIGDAAVTAVVDGVRAAAEKVGLARVRAARHRVEHAEMLTPETVAAFAELGLTASVQPAFDALWGGEEGMYAQRLGTERARTLNPFAALLRAGVPLAFGSDSPVTPLDPWGTVRAAAFHRTPEHRVSVRAAFTAHTRGGWRAVGRDDAGVLVPGAPADYAVWRTGELVVQAPDDRVARWSTDPRSGTPGLPDLTPGGDLPVCLRTVVGGRTVFVRPGE, from the coding sequence ATGAGTGAGCGTGCTGCCGAGGTCCGGACCGTCCTTCTGCGCAGGGGCGAGATCCACAGTCCCGCCGACCCGTTCGCGACCGCCATGGTCGTGGAGGCGGGCCAAGTGGCCTGGGTCGGCTCGGAGGGGGCCGCCGACGCCTTCGCCGACGGTGTCGACGAGGTGGTCGACCTGGACGGCGCCCTCGTCACCCCGGCGTTCACCGACGCCCATGTGCACACCACCGCCACCGGCCTCGCGCTCACCGGTCTCGACCTGTCCGACGCGCCCTCCCTGGAGGCGGCGCTCGCCCGGGTACGGGACTTCGCCGCCGCCCGGCCGGACGACCGCGTCCTGCTCGGCCACGGCTGGGACGCGGCCCGCTGGCCCGGCGGACGTCCCCCGACGCGCGCCGAACTCGACGAGGCCACCGGCGGCCGGCCGCTCTACCTCAGCCGTATCGACGTGCACTCCGCGGTCGTCACCACGGCACTGCTCGACCTCGTACCGGAGATCCACGGGCCCGTGGACGGCCCGCTGACCGCCGACGCCCACCACGCCGTACGGGCCGCCGCGTTCGCCGCCGTCACCCCCGCCCAGCGCGCCGGGGCGCAGCGCGCGGCGCTCGCCCGTGCCGCCTCCCTGGGCATCGGATCGGTGCACGAGTGCGGCGGCCCGCGCATCTCCTCCGAGGACGACTTCACGGGCCTGCTGCGGCTCGCCGCCGAGGAACCCGGCCCCCGGGTCGTCGGCTACTGGGCCGAGCAGGACGTCGACAAGGCGCGCCGGCTGGGCGCCGCCGGCGCCGCCGGCGACCTCTTCGTCGACGGCTCCATCGGCTCGCACACCGCCTGCCTGCACGCGTCCTACACCGACGCCGCCCACACCGGCACCGCCTACCTGGACGCGGCCGCCGTCGCCGCCCACGTCGCCGCCTGCACCGAGGCGGGCCTCCAGGCGGGCTTCCACGCCATCGGCGACGCCGCCGTCACCGCGGTCGTCGACGGTGTGCGCGCCGCCGCGGAGAAGGTCGGCCTGGCCCGCGTCCGCGCCGCCAGGCACCGCGTCGAGCACGCCGAGATGCTCACGCCGGAGACCGTCGCGGCCTTCGCCGAACTCGGTCTCACCGCGTCCGTACAGCCCGCCTTCGACGCCCTGTGGGGCGGCGAGGAGGGCATGTACGCCCAGCGCCTGGGCACCGAGCGGGCCCGGACGCTGAACCCCTTCGCGGCCCTGCTGCGCGCCGGCGTCCCCCTCGCCTTCGGCTCCGACAGCCCCGTCACCCCGCTGGACCCGTGGGGCACGGTCCGGGCGGCGGCCTTCCACCGCACCCCCGAGCACCGCGTCTCCGTCCGCGCCGCGTTCACCGCGCACACCCGCGGCGGCTGGCGGGCGGTCGGACGGGACGACGCGGGCGTCCTGGTGCCCGGCGCCCCCGCGGACTACGCCGTCTGGCGCACCGGCGAACTCGTCGTCCAGGCCCCCGACGACCGGGTCGCGCGCTGGTCGACCGACCCGCGTTCGGGAACCCCCGGGCTGCCCGACCTCACCCCGGGCGGTGACCTGCCCGTCTGCCTGCGGACCGTGGTGGGCGGACGGACGGTGTTCGTACGGCCGGGCGAGTGA